The Penaeus vannamei isolate JL-2024 chromosome 4, ASM4276789v1, whole genome shotgun sequence genome segment ATTAAAATCAGGGAGAGAAAAATGCTTGTATACTCAAAGTCTGCATAAATGTAGCACCTCCATTGTGATTTAGAGTACTGACAAAGTGCAAAACTCAATTTAGGCATTTAGGAAAGAGTGCTTACCTGCTCTTGCTGTTCATGCACCTAACAACATTCTTTGGAAATCAGTttgaatagaagagagggagagaaagtaaaacattactctaattttattttatttgacagGTATGGTGACAAGCCTGAAGACAGCCCATACCTTTGGGATCACATGAAACGTTACTGTGAATATACAGCTCGCATCTTCCATGGCATCCGCTTGGACAACTGCCATTCTACCCCGATTCATGTTGCAGAGGTCTGTGCGGCAATTTAgaaaatttatttttcttgttccacATTGAATTATGTGTTTTCCTTGCTAATTGTAGGGCTTTATATATAAGTTTTGTTGCTTTATTTAAGGAAAGCTATTTCAatgtatttcaatattttttggtttaatgttgttttttttttaagtatgtgaATGGAAGAACttacaattttttctttcttgtttcagtACATGTTGGATGCTGCAAGGAAAGTCAGGCCTGACTTGTATGTAATTGCAGAGCTCTTCACTAATTCTGATATTACAGACAATGTTTTTGTCAACCGTCTGGGCATCAATTCATTGATTAGAGGTTAGATCagtttctgtgtttatttttgtttaaacaCATCTTTTCACCATTAATAAAATCATgcacatagacagagacaactgagacacatatgtagatatttaatattattaagtTTGGAAGGGGTTTGAATATGGATGTTCCAGTATCAGTATTGACAAAGGTACTATGATTCTTCACAGAGGCCATGTCAGCACCAAACTCACATGAAGAGGGAAGGCTTGTGTATCGTTATGGAGGTGAACCTGTGGGAGCGTTCCTGCTTCCCCCTGTACGGCCTATGGTACCATGCATTGCTCATGCCATTTTCTTGGACCTAACACATGACAACCGCAGCCCTGCAGAGGTGCGAACTGCTTGGGATATGTTACCCTCAACAGCCCTTGTCAGCATGGCATGTTGTGCTTCTGGGTCAACAAGAGGCTATGATGAGTTAGTGCCACATCATGTAAGTATAATATTTTTATGGTTAAAAGTTAATTCATTGACATTATCTGCTACATGACTAGTTATGGTTATTTGTGTGATTTGCCAGTACATTATTAATTCTTTACTCTTATTTACAGATTCACGTTGTAGATGAAACGCGTGTATATCAGGCTTGGACAGATGCTGAGCCAACAAGAGGAGAATGTAATGAGAGCTCAGGCATTGTCCGTTGTAAGAGGCTGTTGAACAAGCTTCATTTTGAGCTTGGAGCTAATGGCTATAATCAGGTAATCTATGAAGAATGTAAATTTTCCTCCTTTGCCAAATAAATCAGAGAAATATTTTGTAACCTTCACTATAAGTTAACaaattttgtttttctgttattaCATTTTTGATGTCCAAATTACTTTTTAGCCAATTGAAGAATTGGTTCATCTTTTTGCAAGTTATGTCAactcttatacatatatgtgcaatatCTAATTAGTATTTTATTCCAACAGGTATTTGTGGATCAGGTGACAGAGCACGTGGTTACAGTAACACGTCACAATCCTGTTACACATCAGAGTGTTGTGTTGGTTGCCTACACTTCCTTCCGACCTCCAGCAGAGGCTCGTGAATCTCACATCAGGCCACTGAAAGTACAGGGACACCTTGAGGAGATCATCTTTGAGATGCAAGTGAAGGGAAAAACATCAGGGTGAgtttcaagttttttttattttctgtagataatgtatatttatcttcattCATGAAAAAAATAGGGATAAAAATGTGTATTATGATCTAATCTTTATTACATGCTAATCGTATTTACTTTATTTCCAGGGAAGATGATAAGTCATATCCAGGCTTCTTCAATAATGACTCAGAATTCATTAACGGTCTGAATAGCATCATTGCTGAGGTGAAAGAGAACATCAGACCAAGTGAATCTTCACTTGTCCGACTTACTTCACCTGAGGATGCAGATGAAACTGAGTGCCAGTACACATCTGAATTTGCACCTGGTTCAGTTATTGCATTCAGGTAATAAACTCATTCAAATTTGTAAGCATATTATTCAGGCAGATCTGGGTGGGTGGAAagagtatttatttattattttaatccaGTATCAGTAGGTAGTAGCATCAGTGATGATTTTGGTATAAATGTCAGACAATACAAGCGCTGCTTGATGTTTCAGATATTACTGGCTAATGTAAAAGCAAcatgtattttttattcatgttattgatttcacttaattttcttattctttcagaCTAAGTCTTCTTCCTCGTGCTCAGACTGCAGTGAATAAAATTCGTGGAGTTTTGTCAGAATTTGGTTACAAAGTAAGTTATGgctttaatattttttgtttactaTATCAGTTGTTAATTAATGAAATGTTAATATTACTGATTTAAATATTATATTTGTTAATGAGCATATGTGATGATGAATTTgtaaaaaatgagacaaaaataatcaaaattctAAACTTCTATCCTTTATTCTGTGCTAATCAAGGATATGTCAACTGTAAGTTTTACCAAACTGTAAGTCATGATATTTAAGACAATTAGTCAAATGTTCACAAAACAGTAACAGGCAAGTAATCAATCTTATTGTGATTTTAATTTATTTACAGTCAAGAATCTCAGAAGTCACTACTCACAATGTTGAGCTGATGGATATTGTGAACTCACTAAGCCTTTCCGACCTGAACCGTGTGCTGTATCGCtgtgacgaagaggagaaagatgaaggccATGGAGGAGGAACTTATGCAATCCCCAACTATGGCTCATTACCCTACTGTGGTCTTCAAGGTAAATCACTGATTTAATATTTGCTGTGTAATTTTGATCATAGattacctttttttcttagttttttagaAAATTACATATAATTTTAAAGAGTATTTTGAAATAATGAATACTGATGACATTTCAGGAGTGATTTCTGTGCTGAGTGAGATTCGTGTGCACAATGACCTTGGACATCCTCTGTGTTGTAACCTCCGTGATGGTGATTGGATGCCTGAGTATATTGTCACACGTCTTAAACACGAACCAGCAACCCAGAGACTTGCCAAGTGGTTCGAAGTAAGCATTACCATAAGCCAATACTTCATATGATTGCACACATAAATTTACATGCTAATAATGAAATATGAGACAATATATTAGGGaagttgttttgcttttttttttttcctttctttctttctttctttctttctttttttgtctttcagagTATTTAATTGTAATTTTGTAGAACAACcatattcattatttcttttcatcttccagGATATATTCAACTGGCTGAAGGAAGTTCCCAGATACCTCATTCCAGCTTACTTTGATTCCATTGTGACAAGTGTATACCTCACTCTTATCAACCGGGCTTGGTCTTTAATGGGAGAGTAAGTATGAAGATGTGCATAAATAGTGATCATGATGTTATTTTTAGTTGTGATGTCATATGTTGTCAGAATTTACTCTGAATATTTAGTCCAGATTCATGAAAAAGAATAGCTTTGTTATTTTGAAGCTTCATGATGTATTTTGTTTCCAAACAGGTTTATTTCTCAAGGGTCAGACTTTGCCAAGGCTCTGAGTCTGTGCTCAGTACAGTTCTGTGGCATTGTCAAGTCTGCAGTGATGCCGCCTCTGTCTCCCAACCTGTCTTCACCTCAACCTCCATCATTTACAGACGGTTCAGGTTCAACAAAACAGATGTCTGTTACTATTGCTGCTGGTAAGCAAAATTTTAAGAGTGATGATGTTAGAAATATGATTGTGTTTGATGAACTATTGTGATGATATTTCACATGTTTTTATGATTCTGGAGTAATGTAATTTGCATATTTTCTAGGTTTACCGCATTTCTCTGTGGGTTACATGCGCAACTGGGGTCGAGACACATTTATTGCCCTTCCTGGCAATCTTCTCATCACTGGAAGATATGATGAGGCAAGGTAAGTTAtttggagaattttttttttcaaaaactaGATTGTAACTTTTAATGTACAACAAATTAAAAAGATTGCATCATGAAATTTCAATATCAACTCTTATAACTTTCACTTCTGCATTTTATGAATATTAATTTACATTTAACAGATGGATTATCTTGGCATTTGCGAGCACAATGCGTCATGGCCTCATACCCAACCTTTTGGATGGAGGTTCTAAGGCCCGATTCAATTGTAGAGATTCTGTCTGGTGGTGGCTCCAGTCCATCCAAAGGTTAGTtcattgattttgatttttaatgTGTAGAGAGTGGTAATACCTGCAAGATGGAGCTGATCATGGTGCTAAGTCATGTATACTAGgcacaaaatattagaaaaatcatattgatagtattatttttTAGTGCTGTTCTTTTTCTGAAGCTTATCTAAATGTGAACTGAAATTGTCTTTTTCACAATTGTCCTCTTGGTTCGTGAAACTATAAACATTACTGTTAAActgttgattaaaaaaataattgtgtTTCCAGGTATGTGGCAATTGTTCCTGATGGCAATCGCATCTTCAGGGACAAAGTGTCTCGTCTCTTCCCCTCTGATGACTCACCACCTCAAGAACCAGGCAGACATGTAAGTGTATTAGAGTGGAAAGTATTTTCATGAATGTTGTCAAAAGCATGCTCAGGAATAGATTCCGTGTGTGAGTGTTCTTGTAGTTTTTACATGCAATTATCAAGGAAAGAATGTCTGGAATAGGAATAACTTGCCTTTATTATGTGTCCAACACTTGTATCAAAGTGATGACTCTCAAACCTCAGTCCCATCTGAAATTTTCTCTTAACTGATAAGATATCAGAATACCAGATATTATCCATtattttacataatcatttttgtCCCTTTCAGGATCAGTTGTTAGAGGATGTGATTCAGGAGACCCTGCAGCGCCACTTCCAGGGAGTAAAGTTCCGTGAGAGGAATGCTGGTTACCAGATTGACAGGGAGATGTGCGATGAAGGTTTCAACAACGAGATTGGAGTCAGTATGGAAACAGGTATAACAGTGACTCTTGCATATGTATACGAAAGCCTAACAGTAGACATTAAAATATAGAAATCAAAAAGTAGTCTGCATGTGATTTAGCCATATGTGACAGGATATATCTGAGTCTTGAATGATAAACAGAAACCATCTTTTCAAGGTTTTGTGTATGGTGGAACGGTTCACAACTGCGGTACATGGATGGACAAAATGGGATCGAGTGAGCTGGCAGGAATCAAAGGCAAACCAGCAACACCAAGAGATGGTAGTGCTGTAGAAATTGTAGGCCTTTGCAAATCTGCTCTTCGCTTCCTGGGTCAGATGTATCGTGAAGACAAATTCAAATACAACAGTGTAGAAAGATACGATGACACAGGTACAATTCTTGTTGGTGGAATGAATTGTCAGGATTGATGTCAATTTGAGAATTAacaatttctgttttgtttatattttttatatcattaactTACTCTCATTTTTCAGGTAATGTCACGAAGTGGACATATGAATTCTGGGAAAAGAAAATTCAAGAGAACTTTGAGAAGTACTACTGGATAGATGAAAATCCAATTCCTGACAGGGAACCCAAGCCAGAGCTTATCAACCGAAGGGGCATTTACAAAGACTCATATGATGCCTCTCAGTTCTGGGCAGATTACCAACTGCGTTGCAATTTCCCTGTTGCAGTTGCTGTGGTGAGTTACTCTAGAATTAGGTTCAAAAGATATAATTTGCATTTTATAGGGTCTTTTCAGCAGTGGCACAGGTATGATAAAACAATATGTTGTTCCAGGCCCCAGAGATGTTCACTCCTAAACATGCGTGGATAGCCTTGAAAAATGCAGAGAAGATCCTGTTAGGTCCACTTGGAATAAAGACACTGGATCCCAGTGACTGGGCATATAATGGTGACTACGACAATTCAAATGATTCAGCAGACCCTAAGATTGCCCGGGGATACAACTATCATCAAGGACCAGTAAGTTGAAATTAACAATAGCTTATAAAACTACAATTCTGCTCATTCAAATGTTTTATTCTCATACAAAGGAATCAGCTACAATAAGAAATACAATttcatttcttatatatgtacaaGTTATTATGTcacattttctttgaaaaaagagaaaagacaagacagTAGTAAAGGTATATTTAAGTAACACAATTGTCCAATTTTTTCAGGAATGGGTATGGCCAGTGGGATGGCTTCTTCGTGCCCAGTTAGCTATTGCTCCCAAGGTTGGAGGCTTCGAAGAATTGGGTCGCACTATGGGTCACGTGAAATCACTCCTTGCTCCTCACCTGACCCATGTTCTATCTGATGCCTGGCGATCACTACCTGAGCTAACTAATACTAATGGTGCACACTGTAAAGATTCCAATCCAGCCCAGGCATGGAGTACAGGATGTGTGCTTGAGGTGAGCTTTGGTTATAGAAGTAATTTCTGTGATACAGTAGTAGATGTTCAgcactaaagtaaaaaaaaaaaaaaattgccagtgTATTTTGCAATGTAGGTGACTTTTTCATATATTaagaaattatttattatttgtttttctttaggtACTGTGGGAGATGGATCGTATAGAACGGGGTCTGAGGCGCTCCAGCATGACCGGCATGTGAAGAGATCCGGGCTACGCCACCATCCGTGCACTAGACACACCACTCCACGAACATACATCAACACTTGCAGAAACACCCTCACGTTCGTCCCACACACACCAAGCCAGTGACTCATGGCTCCAGACATCCCAAACAAGCACACAATATCCCTTAGATAGCAGTGGGCTTCACCGGAGATTAAGTCTTCCAGAAGAGCAACCATCTGCAATCCCAGACCCGGCATGTACAACAAGTCTGCAGCAGCCAGCTCCACAGACCAGCAGGATTGTTATCACAACAAAGTATGCAGATCCCTTAAGCTCGTTTGTTAAAGAAGTGGATGTAGGCAATACAGTTATTTGTTATGTTCCTCGCAATGTTGTATTCAATGAACCTCCAAACTTTTTTAGTACTCAGAAAACTATTATTAATTCAATGTGTTACCAAACCGACGTCAACTTTTCTATGGCTCTTCTGTGTAAGCCACAGCAGCTCCCGGAAAATTGTCTCACAGTTTGGACTGTTGATGACCGAATCAGACGACATGCGATGTGGAGTAGCCCGGAGTTCTTATATTCAAGAAATGAAGAGCCCAAGATGAGTATGAAGACACCCTGGTTTCTAGGGAAAAGTGTTATGCGTGAGCGACCAGACGGGCGCCTGTCATACCCTACTTCAAGAGGACCTGTCAGTGTGTCAGGGGTGTATCAGCCCACAAAATCAGGTTTCAAAAAGTACCAGGGGAGGGTGCCATCTATAGTAGCCCTCCTGACCAGCCATGCTAAGAGTCACCATAAACTTGCTCAAAAGAATGTCAGGCAACATGATGTTGAGTTTCCTATGCCAAAGATCTTCCAAACCAGCCATTCTGGGATGGAGAAGGAATTCTGGCAGCAGAAAAGGTTTACCCCTGTATCTCAAGAGATACATAAAGCTATGGCAAGAGAAGGCAGACAGTGGCAGTACGATCCATATTCGTTGAGAAGTCAGTCACGGGAGGAAACTGTGAATCCAGTTTTACTGAAAATGGATAACATAAACAGGGGGAAGAAACTGGGTTTTAGTTATCATCTGGATCCCCCAACAGGGTTGTATCAAATGAATCGCTCCTCAATGCTTAATCTTCCACCACCGCCACAGATGCCTCTACCACCTGTTCCTGAGATTGATGACCCTGCTGTGCCTGGTCCATCGACAAGACGTGATTCATATCCATCAAGGCCAGGAAGACCACCTGTTCCGTGGAAGGATCTACCAGAGCCAAGTAGAATGTCAGGAAGATATTATGAGATGTCTAAACCTGTTCCATACAGGGCACAGAGACTTTCAGAGTCTGTAACTTTCATAAATCCATACACGCAAAGACCAGATGGTGAGTTTTCCTCAGTGGAGGATAGGGCAAGTCACTCAGTTTTAACCCCACACtcagagagacaaaggagggaaTCGACCACTCTCTTTTTTCCAGAAGAAGTCATCAAGCCTCATCATTTAAACACACAGAAACTTTCTGCTGTGTTAGTTTTGTCTATGTTTGTTGTTGCTCTCTTGATATTCtatttagtttattttatttagtatttcattttcttggttgtactttttcttttgttaaaatTACTCCTTTTTTGTAGTTTTCAGTTACTGCATTGATTAGATAAATTCAGAGCTGTTGTGAAGGAGCTTATATAGACTGTGCTGTAGCTTACATGACGAAATATATGTGTTTAAGTGGATGAAAGCAGATTACTTGTTGCAAAGATCATGTCAGgaataaaattataatactaTGAATAATATTCTGTTTTCAACTCACTAAAACATGACTGCTATGCATACTGTACATCTTTAATATGTAGTGAAGTGTTGTCCTACATAGTTTACTGCTATCACCCAAGATGTGCTCATGCAAATGTAGTTATTGCATGTTGTATTGTACTCTATACTTGATAGTTATAGTATCCTACTCCATGTGTCTCCTATAATTAGTTCCCATATATTGTTAATTCATATAATACAGAGTGTTGCTTCATGCATTAGGATGGTGTTGTTTTGATATTTATAGGTTATATGCATAGTttaattaatgtttatatattttcttgatgCTTGATTAAATAAAAATTTGCTTGAAATTGGATTTTATTTTACCTAGTATTCATACAGAAGTCTTCCAATGAAAAATTACTAAAAtctataataatataacataaaatataatgCTTGTCACGAAGCCAATATACCTCACTGAATGATACCTTCCGGGCAGTGGTGTAGCTATTGGGAGTATACGGGCACGCATCCCACATGGGAAATCAGTGCGCCTTCCACTGTAATTTCCATTCCATTTAATCACAATGTATTAAATTACCGTACATATTGTTTTACTTGATATTATGCTAATATTGACTGGATAATGCCCTAATATCCACATTTGATTTAGTGTTAGAATATACCTTAATAACCTGCCTGTAGCATCAGTATTCTCCTTAGCTCCTCTTTTCCAGTGCCCCCCTTAGCTATACCTTTCGGTAGATACCTAGCTACAACACTTCTCTGCACattatgtttatatgaatttaGCATTGTCTCAAAGACCACACCTGATATATATTGAGTAGTATATTATCCAATacactgataataatgtaaaGAGACTATAGATATGCCataatatgagaataataataacagtaatatgatgatatataaatgatgaGGAGGTGGACAGCTACAACCACCTTTAGGTTTTTGTTAAATGTCCCAGCAATGCTCTCATAGTGTCAGATGGTGCCATGCTTATCTCTTCTTGCTTTTCAAAGTCTATATTGCATGTGCATAAACTAGGAAAATAGTTATCAACTCTCCAAATGAATAATTAATGGTACTGTATGGTATAGCTTGTCAGTCACCCTTGTTATAAAAAGAAATCCCAATGTGATGGGTATCCAGTAAAAAGACTGATTCCTTGCTTGAAGAAGTTAAAAAAATCAGTATGAGATATTTCTTGATACCAAGTAGTCCTAGCAAAATACAGAAAATCTATAAATGTACCCTGGCTGTCAGCAAAGACATCAAATTGGCATTATTGTTAACCATCTTCCTTTACAGGTTGGTATGTCTTGTACTTACCCTGTGTGAAATTTGCACACTTTCTTAACAATAAATGAGGGTGAGTGGAGGCATAGCAGCGGATTGCAAGAAAGGATCACCATGGGATGAATTCAGAATTTCATCTATATAATTGTTTTGTATCTCAACAGTTTCTCAATATGAACATACATTGTATATTTGATCCCTTTTATTTGAAAGAGAGGATAGTAATGACACTTATCTTTACAAATGAAAATATACTAAGCATGTATGGCTAGAAAAACTACCAGAGACCATTAGAGCAGAAAACGCTGTAGTTGGTGAACATTGCAAAGATTAGTTGAGCTAGGACCCCGGAAAGAAATGCTTTCTGATGATCGTAACCATGGTGTATAAGAGATCCTCAAACTCTCAGTCAAATACTAACATTTCCATCATTTCCAATATTTTAACTGTGCAGGCATTCTAGCAAATGGGAAAGCCAGATGACTGACTTGTCACAGATCATATGCAACGATAAAAGACAAGACCAGGGTTTGGTGCTTTACTCAAGATGGGTACAAATTT includes the following:
- the LOC113809777 gene encoding glycogen debranching enzyme isoform X12, with product MGVQDGAGVVTQGPQSQQMYTSDHMSPMTNSVNGTMGSDPKGLSLPKMGGGPGMSFSQQQPQVRVLTLNHGDHMDSTLFRLQKGWVLQLRPGPSLLGKSVSVFTNHPEDLGEGFTRNRYRRLQWKSDSRNKGDDTALYVEVVIISAGAFHFYFTYDDGVERERAQGSGYFIVDPTLTVGTNSETLSLDCVQCQTVLSKCLGPLPDWEQRLQVAYETGYNLVHFTPIQELGDSNSSYSIKDQHKLNTEFQTPDHQYTFADVEALIRRMRDEWKMLSLTDVVLNHTANDSNWIQDHPEATYNCQNSPHLRPAYLLDRVLYHMTVEVADGKWEDRGIPVAIREEKDLEAIKNVIHSHFLPQVKLHEFYTVDVDKTVEEFRRRISSNLPIVTRGKGDSSYKEEMVIIQDPNYGRRTCTVDMNIAVRLYNLASESNAKTLQGSGPEARDEEDRIVRCCAEFRRHVENLNQQRTSEIQAHLIQAVECVLGTIRYQRLQPDGPMIAEVSRDYPLVPPYFTHYGEDASLEEEEALMFGDKGCYLMAHNGWVMGDDPLNNFARSDCYVYLRRELVAWGDSVKLRYGDKPEDSPYLWDHMKRYCEYTARIFHGIRLDNCHSTPIHVAEYMLDAARKVRPDLYVIAELFTNSDITDNVFVNRLGINSLIREAMSAPNSHEEGRLVYRYGGEPVGAFLLPPVRPMVPCIAHAIFLDLTHDNRSPAEVRTAWDMLPSTALVSMACCASGSTRGYDELVPHHIHVVDETRVYQAWTDAEPTRGECNESSGIVRCKRLLNKLHFELGANGYNQVFVDQVTEHVVTVTRHNPVTHQSVVLVAYTSFRPPAEARESHIRPLKVQGHLEEIIFEMQVKGKTSGEDDKSYPGFFNNDSEFINGLNSIIAEVKENIRPSESSLVRLTSPEDADETECQYTSEFAPGSVIAFRLSLLPRAQTAVNKIRGVLSEFGYKSRISEVTTHNVELMDIVNSLSLSDLNRVLYRCDEEEKDEGHGGGTYAIPNYGSLPYCGLQGVISVLSEIRVHNDLGHPLCCNLRDGDWMPEYIVTRLKHEPATQRLAKWFEDIFNWLKEVPRYLIPAYFDSIVTSVYLTLINRAWSLMGEFISQGSDFAKALSLCSVQFCGIVKSAVMPPLSPNLSSPQPPSFTDGSGSTKQMSVTIAAGLPHFSVGYMRNWGRDTFIALPGNLLITGRYDEARWIILAFASTMRHGLIPNLLDGGSKARFNCRDSVWWWLQSIQRYVAIVPDGNRIFRDKVSRLFPSDDSPPQEPGRHDQLLEDVIQETLQRHFQGVKFRERNAGYQIDREMCDEGFNNEIGVSMETGFVYGGTVHNCGTWMDKMGSSELAGIKGKPATPRDGSAVEIVGLCKSALRFLGQMYREDKFKYNSVERYDDTGNVTKWTYEFWEKKIQENFEKYYWIDENPIPDREPKPELINRRGIYKDSYDASQFWADYQLRCNFPVAVAVAPEMFTPKHAWIALKNAEKILLGPLGIKTLDPSDWAYNGDYDNSNDSADPKIARGYNYHQGPEWVWPVGWLLRAQLAIAPKVGGFEELGRTMGHVKSLLAPHLTHVLSDAWRSLPELTNTNGAHCKDSNPAQAWSTGCVLEVLWEMDRIERGLRRSSMTGM
- the LOC113809777 gene encoding glycogen debranching enzyme isoform X2, with product MPKLSQIPKAARTSYSMSEGVCEGKEGMEVGGRKEAAPAGGRRRNGQKASGRPLSSCYEEQMLQKSAQQPVRRIYAYGSAKEKDSGQKEWNQSYRKLANFFKMGVQDGAGVVTQGPQSQQMYTSDHMSPMTNSVNGTMGSDPKGLSLPKMGGGPGMSFSQQQPQVRVLTLNHGDHMDSTLFRLQKGWVLQLRPGPSLLGKSVSVFTNHPEDLGEGFTRNRYRRLQWKSDSRNKGDDTALYVEVVIISAGAFHFYFTYDDGVERERAQGSGYFIVDPTLTVGTNSETLSLDCVQCQTVLSKCLGPLPDWEQRLQVAYETGYNLVHFTPIQELGDSNSSYSIKDQHKLNTEFQTPDHQYTFADVEALIRRMRDEWKMLSLTDVVLNHTANDSNWIQDHPEATYNCQNSPHLRPAYLLDRVLYHMTVEVADGKWEDRGIPVAIREEKDLEAIKNVIHSHFLPQVKLHEFYTVDVDKTVEEFRRRISSNLPIVTRGKGDSSYKEEMVIIQDPNYGRRTCTVDMNIAVRLYNLASESNAKTLQGSGPEARDEEDRIVRCCAEFRRHVENLNQQRTSEIQAHLIQAVECVLGTIRYQRLQPDGPMIAEVSRDYPLVPPYFTHYGEDASLEEEEALMFGDKGCYLMAHNGWVMGDDPLNNFARSDCYVYLRRELVAWGDSVKLRYGDKPEDSPYLWDHMKRYCEYTARIFHGIRLDNCHSTPIHVAEYMLDAARKVRPDLYVIAELFTNSDITDNVFVNRLGINSLIREAMSAPNSHEEGRLVYRYGGEPVGAFLLPPVRPMVPCIAHAIFLDLTHDNRSPAEVRTAWDMLPSTALVSMACCASGSTRGYDELVPHHIHVVDETRVYQAWTDAEPTRGECNESSGIVRCKRLLNKLHFELGANGYNQVFVDQVTEHVVTVTRHNPVTHQSVVLVAYTSFRPPAEARESHIRPLKVQGHLEEIIFEMQVKGKTSGEDDKSYPGFFNNDSEFINGLNSIIAEVKENIRPSESSLVRLTSPEDADETECQYTSEFAPGSVIAFRLSLLPRAQTAVNKIRGVLSEFGYKSRISEVTTHNVELMDIVNSLSLSDLNRVLYRCDEEEKDEGHGGGTYAIPNYGSLPYCGLQGVISVLSEIRVHNDLGHPLCCNLRDGDWMPEYIVTRLKHEPATQRLAKWFEDIFNWLKEVPRYLIPAYFDSIVTSVYLTLINRAWSLMGEFISQGSDFAKALSLCSVQFCGIVKSAVMPPLSPNLSSPQPPSFTDGSGSTKQMSVTIAAGLPHFSVGYMRNWGRDTFIALPGNLLITGRYDEARWIILAFASTMRHGLIPNLLDGGSKARFNCRDSVWWWLQSIQRYVAIVPDGNRIFRDKVSRLFPSDDSPPQEPGRHDQLLEDVIQETLQRHFQGVKFRERNAGYQIDREMCDEGFNNEIGVSMETGFVYGGTVHNCGTWMDKMGSSELAGIKGKPATPRDGSAVEIVGLCKSALRFLGQMYREDKFKYNSVERYDDTGNVTKWTYEFWEKKIQENFEKYYWIDENPIPDREPKPELINRRGIYKDSYDASQFWADYQLRCNFPVAVAVAPEMFTPKHAWIALKNAEKILLGPLGIKTLDPSDWAYNGDYDNSNDSADPKIARGYNYHQGPEWVWPVGWLLRAQLAIAPKVGGFEELGRTMGHVKSLLAPHLTHVLSDAWRSLPELTNTNGAHCKDSNPAQAWSTGCVLEVLWEMDRIERGLRRSSMTGM
- the LOC113809777 gene encoding glycogen debranching enzyme isoform X10 gives rise to the protein MKFLEVLLVWLAAFLKKLANFFKMGVQDGAGVVTQGPQSQQMYTSDHMSPMTNSVNGTMGSDPKGLSLPKMGGGPGMSFSQQQPQVRVLTLNHGDHMDSTLFRLQKGWVLQLRPGPSLLGKSVSVFTNHPEDLGEGFTRNRYRRLQWKSDSRNKGDDTALYVEVVIISAGAFHFYFTYDDGVERERAQGSGYFIVDPTLTVGTNSETLSLDCVQCQTVLSKCLGPLPDWEQRLQVAYETGYNLVHFTPIQELGDSNSSYSIKDQHKLNTEFQTPDHQYTFADVEALIRRMRDEWKMLSLTDVVLNHTANDSNWIQDHPEATYNCQNSPHLRPAYLLDRVLYHMTVEVADGKWEDRGIPVAIREEKDLEAIKNVIHSHFLPQVKLHEFYTVDVDKTVEEFRRRISSNLPIVTRGKGDSSYKEEMVIIQDPNYGRRTCTVDMNIAVRLYNLASESNAKTLQGSGPEARDEEDRIVRCCAEFRRHVENLNQQRTSEIQAHLIQAVECVLGTIRYQRLQPDGPMIAEVSRDYPLVPPYFTHYGEDASLEEEEALMFGDKGCYLMAHNGWVMGDDPLNNFARSDCYVYLRRELVAWGDSVKLRYGDKPEDSPYLWDHMKRYCEYTARIFHGIRLDNCHSTPIHVAEYMLDAARKVRPDLYVIAELFTNSDITDNVFVNRLGINSLIREAMSAPNSHEEGRLVYRYGGEPVGAFLLPPVRPMVPCIAHAIFLDLTHDNRSPAEVRTAWDMLPSTALVSMACCASGSTRGYDELVPHHIHVVDETRVYQAWTDAEPTRGECNESSGIVRCKRLLNKLHFELGANGYNQVFVDQVTEHVVTVTRHNPVTHQSVVLVAYTSFRPPAEARESHIRPLKVQGHLEEIIFEMQVKGKTSGEDDKSYPGFFNNDSEFINGLNSIIAEVKENIRPSESSLVRLTSPEDADETECQYTSEFAPGSVIAFRLSLLPRAQTAVNKIRGVLSEFGYKSRISEVTTHNVELMDIVNSLSLSDLNRVLYRCDEEEKDEGHGGGTYAIPNYGSLPYCGLQGVISVLSEIRVHNDLGHPLCCNLRDGDWMPEYIVTRLKHEPATQRLAKWFEDIFNWLKEVPRYLIPAYFDSIVTSVYLTLINRAWSLMGEFISQGSDFAKALSLCSVQFCGIVKSAVMPPLSPNLSSPQPPSFTDGSGSTKQMSVTIAAGLPHFSVGYMRNWGRDTFIALPGNLLITGRYDEARWIILAFASTMRHGLIPNLLDGGSKARFNCRDSVWWWLQSIQRYVAIVPDGNRIFRDKVSRLFPSDDSPPQEPGRHDQLLEDVIQETLQRHFQGVKFRERNAGYQIDREMCDEGFNNEIGVSMETGFVYGGTVHNCGTWMDKMGSSELAGIKGKPATPRDGSAVEIVGLCKSALRFLGQMYREDKFKYNSVERYDDTGNVTKWTYEFWEKKIQENFEKYYWIDENPIPDREPKPELINRRGIYKDSYDASQFWADYQLRCNFPVAVAVAPEMFTPKHAWIALKNAEKILLGPLGIKTLDPSDWAYNGDYDNSNDSADPKIARGYNYHQGPEWVWPVGWLLRAQLAIAPKVGGFEELGRTMGHVKSLLAPHLTHVLSDAWRSLPELTNTNGAHCKDSNPAQAWSTGCVLEVLWEMDRIERGLRRSSMTGM